In the Cyanobacteriota bacterium genome, one interval contains:
- the folK gene encoding 2-amino-4-hydroxy-6-hydroxymethyldihydropteridine diphosphokinase → LSQTDGITVVSQSHWYRTRPVGPPQPDYLNGCALLRVTLTPLELLQVLLATETKFQRVRRGKNQPRTLDLDLLLFDNLVLNLPELQIPHPRMINRAFVLVPLAEIAPDWIEPISGLSIAQLVNRVDCSGILRRES, encoded by the coding sequence CACTATCTCAGACGGATGGCATTACCGTAGTCTCTCAGTCCCATTGGTATCGAACACGGCCTGTTGGCCCCCCTCAGCCTGACTATCTCAATGGTTGTGCTCTATTAAGGGTGACCCTAACTCCCCTGGAACTACTGCAAGTATTGTTGGCAACTGAGACGAAGTTTCAGCGGGTTCGACGAGGCAAAAACCAACCTAGAACTTTAGATTTAGATTTGTTACTGTTTGACAATTTGGTGCTGAATTTGCCAGAATTGCAGATTCCTCATCCCCGGATGATTAATCGGGCTTTTGTATTAGTGCCATTGGCAGAAATTGCCCCAGATTGGATTGAACCTATCTCTGGGTTGTCGATCGCTCAACTTGTGAACCGCGTAGATTGCTCAGGTATTTTGCGACGGGAGTCTTAG